The following are encoded in a window of Hyalangium minutum genomic DNA:
- a CDS encoding serine/threonine protein kinase yields the protein MPSPSMPPLHPAALPLGTPVGPWRVVDWAGRGVNGAVYRAVRIGQEHLPPVALKVAVLPEDPRYGRERELLSRTLHPHIPRLVDHGHWVSPSGARHPFVAMQWVDGVPLYEWGRMFRPSAAQQLRLLAQAALTLQYLHAQGALHRDFKGGNLLVRRSDSRLFLMDFGSGIYPEADTLTPQQLPPGTPAYRSPEAWLFTLRFRHTSERYRAGPADDVFALGVTACVLATGKYPEMGVPLRDEQGIPYLDSLMLPRALFSAQVAPPLRELILRMLAIRPEERISGAELAPALEQAADALSPFPSRNHEPVPEPEPVRAEALAARRSAPGPAWWPWLAVVVAAGALGLWVGGMMREALPPARAVSPEAAQAAHSRAAPGAPETETAGLGEAAGSTSLEHASPSGSERAVAESLPELSEGQAQPDKKGRCPHPQQVVLNGGCWVRMKVSREACDVFGDGQMYQQACYVPVFPGKRGRPSTSGEGRPRPQ from the coding sequence ATGCCAAGCCCGTCCATGCCCCCGCTCCACCCCGCAGCGCTCCCTCTCGGCACCCCCGTGGGCCCTTGGCGCGTGGTGGACTGGGCGGGGCGGGGCGTCAACGGCGCCGTCTACCGCGCCGTGCGCATCGGCCAGGAGCACCTGCCGCCCGTGGCTCTCAAGGTGGCCGTGCTGCCCGAGGACCCACGCTATGGCCGCGAGCGGGAGCTGCTGTCTCGCACGCTGCACCCGCACATTCCCCGGCTCGTGGACCATGGACACTGGGTGAGCCCCAGCGGCGCTCGGCATCCGTTCGTGGCCATGCAGTGGGTGGACGGCGTGCCCCTGTATGAGTGGGGCCGAATGTTCCGTCCCTCGGCGGCGCAGCAACTGCGGCTGCTGGCCCAGGCGGCGCTCACCCTCCAGTACCTCCATGCACAGGGGGCGCTCCACCGGGACTTCAAGGGCGGCAACCTCTTGGTCCGCCGCTCCGACAGCCGACTGTTCCTCATGGACTTCGGCTCCGGCATCTACCCGGAGGCGGACACGCTGACGCCTCAGCAACTGCCTCCGGGAACGCCGGCGTACCGCTCGCCCGAGGCCTGGCTGTTCACCCTGCGGTTCCGCCACACCTCGGAGCGCTACCGGGCTGGGCCCGCGGATGATGTGTTCGCCCTGGGCGTCACCGCCTGCGTGCTCGCGACCGGCAAGTACCCGGAGATGGGCGTGCCGCTCAGGGATGAGCAGGGCATCCCGTATTTGGATTCGCTGATGCTGCCGCGGGCCCTGTTCTCTGCCCAGGTGGCGCCGCCGCTGCGAGAGCTGATTCTGCGCATGCTCGCCATCCGCCCCGAGGAGCGCATCTCCGGGGCCGAGCTGGCCCCCGCGCTGGAGCAGGCGGCGGACGCGCTCAGCCCGTTCCCCTCGAGGAACCACGAGCCCGTGCCCGAGCCTGAGCCGGTGAGGGCAGAGGCCCTCGCGGCTCGGCGTTCCGCGCCCGGGCCCGCGTGGTGGCCCTGGCTGGCGGTGGTGGTGGCGGCGGGGGCGCTGGGCCTGTGGGTCGGAGGGATGATGCGGGAGGCCTTACCCCCGGCTCGCGCAGTGTCTCCGGAGGCCGCGCAAGCCGCGCACTCGCGAGCCGCGCCGGGAGCGCCAGAGACAGAGACGGCAGGGCTCGGGGAGGCGGCGGGCTCCACTTCGCTGGAGCATGCCTCTCCGTCCGGCTCGGAGCGGGCGGTGGCGGAGAGTCTCCCCGAGCTCTCCGAGGGACAGGCTCAGCCCGACAAGAAAGGCCGGTGCCCTCACCCCCAGCAAGTGGTGCTCAACGGAGGCTGCTGGGTGCGCATGAAGGTGAGCCGCGAGGCGTGCGACGTCTTCGGCGATGGCCAGATGTACCAGCAGGCGTGCTACGTGCCGGTGTTTCCCGGCAAGCGTGGCCGCCCGTCCACCTCCGGCGAGGGCCGCCCCCGGCCGCAGTGA
- a CDS encoding type VI immunity family protein, translating to MREHIPVIRLVPDLGDDSVVARDGVVICFFLPHSHKEVAPAIWRALETYRRAVPSGSLAWYVSDDGDYLPLDEKGWAHIRYKILERQGGYAWHVELEEDCSQVGGYHFEYAGLWLNDPEGLNREGSTTGVLFTLPTEYLLEHGPGHVRALALELARELPFSFGYASLALIAPHGRWFAARRAVVPLLSRYAGLDIYRLIETGGHIGGRARGAYWLTFLGQPLLGQVGGEEGLRSKLAFPQVSVQPLGGERVLITLGEWPELIDTAQEVYVLEYRTLAWVLAPYLYEERDDWFSLWAPEGDNMRRWIRRLCQ from the coding sequence ATGAGGGAGCACATTCCCGTGATTCGTCTGGTGCCAGACCTCGGCGATGACAGCGTGGTGGCCCGGGACGGCGTGGTTATCTGCTTCTTTCTGCCCCACTCCCACAAGGAGGTGGCTCCGGCCATCTGGCGCGCATTGGAGACCTACCGGCGCGCCGTACCTTCTGGATCGTTGGCTTGGTACGTCTCGGATGATGGCGACTATCTCCCGCTGGACGAGAAGGGTTGGGCGCACATCCGCTACAAAATCCTGGAGCGCCAAGGAGGCTACGCGTGGCACGTGGAGTTGGAGGAGGACTGTAGCCAGGTGGGGGGCTACCACTTCGAGTATGCCGGCCTGTGGCTGAATGATCCGGAAGGGCTGAACCGGGAGGGCTCGACGACGGGAGTGCTCTTCACCTTGCCCACCGAGTACCTCTTGGAGCACGGCCCCGGCCACGTGCGCGCGCTGGCGCTGGAACTGGCACGCGAGCTGCCGTTCAGCTTCGGCTACGCCAGCCTCGCCCTCATTGCTCCTCACGGCCGCTGGTTCGCCGCTCGCAGGGCCGTGGTGCCACTGCTGTCGCGCTACGCTGGGTTGGACATCTACAGGCTGATAGAGACAGGGGGGCACATCGGGGGGCGCGCCCGAGGCGCGTACTGGCTGACGTTCCTGGGCCAGCCGTTGCTGGGGCAGGTGGGGGGCGAGGAGGGCTTGAGGAGCAAGCTGGCCTTCCCGCAGGTGTCCGTGCAGCCGCTGGGGGGAGAGCGGGTGCTCATCACCCTGGGAGAGTGGCCGGAGCTGATCGACACGGCTCAGGAGGTGTACGTGCTGGAGTACCGGACGCTGGCGTGGGTGTTGGCGCCGTACCTGTACGAGGAGCGCGATGACTGGTTTTCGTTGTGGGCCCCTGAGGGCGACAACATGCGCCGTTGGATCCGCCGCCTGTGCCAGTGA